The following are from one region of the Sulfitobacter indolifex genome:
- a CDS encoding type II toxin-antitoxin system HipA family toxin, whose protein sequence is MSSVSVLNVNLYGEPIGTLTNIGGDRTIFAFTDAYIENPDRPTLGLAFKDEFGELFTDFRPYQKRVMPFFSNLLPEGHLRKYLAEQVGVNPECEFYLLGALGQDLPGAITITPFDGDAWPPYAAAGAGDHNDNQREHALRFSLAGVQLKFSAVMEASGGLTIPASGVGGSWIVKLPSREFSGVPENEFSMMKLASLIGMNVPAIDLVSTNAIKNLPEGIDKIGDHAFVIERFDRLSDGSSVHIEDFAQVYGLYPEDKYGNGTFRNIAQVIAVEGNDADIIEYIRRLTFNMLIGNADMHMKNWSLIYPDRRYASLAPAYDFVATVPYIPGDATNMKISRAKVFSAFSLDELTHLAVKAAIPKKMAIDAAQETVQLFREHWDAEAPNLPMSDEVRSAVETHMKTVPILEELS, encoded by the coding sequence ATGAGTAGTGTCTCCGTTCTCAACGTGAACCTGTATGGTGAGCCGATCGGCACGCTCACGAATATCGGCGGCGATCGCACCATCTTTGCCTTCACCGACGCGTACATCGAAAATCCTGACAGGCCGACCCTCGGCCTCGCATTCAAGGATGAATTCGGGGAGCTCTTTACGGACTTTAGACCCTATCAGAAGCGGGTCATGCCCTTCTTCTCAAACCTTCTGCCCGAAGGTCATCTGCGCAAATACCTAGCCGAACAGGTGGGCGTGAATCCCGAATGTGAATTCTATCTACTCGGGGCACTTGGCCAGGACCTACCCGGCGCGATCACAATAACCCCTTTCGATGGTGACGCCTGGCCGCCCTATGCTGCCGCCGGCGCCGGTGATCATAACGATAATCAGCGCGAACACGCGCTTCGGTTCTCGCTGGCAGGTGTTCAGCTCAAGTTTTCCGCCGTGATGGAAGCAAGCGGCGGACTGACCATCCCCGCCTCTGGGGTCGGGGGGTCTTGGATCGTAAAGCTCCCTTCCCGCGAATTCTCCGGTGTCCCTGAAAATGAATTTTCGATGATGAAGCTGGCCAGCCTTATTGGGATGAACGTGCCTGCCATTGATCTGGTCAGCACTAATGCGATCAAGAACTTGCCCGAAGGCATCGATAAGATTGGTGACCATGCCTTTGTGATTGAGCGATTTGATCGGCTATCCGACGGATCGAGCGTGCATATCGAGGATTTCGCACAGGTCTATGGGCTCTATCCTGAGGACAAGTACGGCAATGGCACATTCCGGAACATTGCTCAGGTGATCGCCGTCGAAGGTAATGATGCCGACATCATCGAATATATCCGGCGTCTGACCTTCAACATGCTGATTGGCAATGCGGATATGCACATGAAGAACTGGTCGTTGATCTATCCGGACAGGCGGTATGCTTCGCTGGCGCCCGCTTATGATTTTGTGGCGACCGTGCCCTACATCCCAGGCGATGCGACCAACATGAAGATCAGCCGCGCCAAAGTGTTCTCGGCGTTCTCGTTAGATGAGCTCACGCATCTCGCGGTGAAAGCTGCCATACCGAAAAAGATGGCGATTGATGCTGCTCAAGAGACCGTTCAGCTTTTTCGGGAGCATTGGGATGCAGAAGCACCAAACTTGCCGATGAGTGATGAAGTCAGATCGGCCGTAGAGACCCACATGAAGACAGTGCCGATCTTGGAAGAGCTTTCATAG
- a CDS encoding plasmid mobilization protein, whose amino-acid sequence MPPCDKTKRPERLKVNVSPAEKELLMQRAAAAGRSLSDYLRHVGLGARAGASAVQVMQMVGLLEEGLALLEQIADQQDVAQNDGLVILARLHRIEQLLVMLAPVPFVARTSAC is encoded by the coding sequence ATGCCACCCTGTGACAAAACCAAGAGACCCGAACGGCTGAAGGTCAATGTGTCACCTGCAGAGAAAGAGCTGCTGATGCAAAGGGCCGCCGCCGCGGGTCGCAGTCTTTCGGACTACCTTAGGCATGTGGGGCTTGGCGCCAGGGCAGGGGCTTCGGCGGTGCAGGTTATGCAGATGGTCGGGTTGCTGGAAGAAGGTCTGGCACTGCTGGAGCAGATCGCAGATCAGCAGGACGTCGCGCAGAACGACGGCTTGGTGATTTTGGCCCGGTTGCACCGGATCGAGCAGCTTCTTGTGATGTTGGCCCCGGTGCCTTTTGTCGCCAGGACATCGGCATGTTGA
- a CDS encoding GMC family oxidoreductase N-terminal domain-containing protein — translation MVHDHTTATRLNLGEGGKIVSVDFRRADGSTETASGKVVVVAAHAIETPRLLLNSAQEGAANGVADASDQVGRNLMDHPTKLCRVLAPEPVWPYRGPLPTSGI, via the coding sequence GTGGTGCATGATCATACCACGGCGACACGGCTGAACCTCGGGGAGGGTGGCAAGATCGTCTCCGTCGATTTCCGTCGCGCAGACGGCAGCACTGAGACCGCCAGCGGCAAGGTGGTCGTTGTTGCAGCTCATGCGATTGAGACACCTCGTCTCCTGCTGAACTCGGCCCAGGAAGGGGCGGCAAACGGGGTGGCGGATGCCTCAGATCAAGTTGGCCGCAACCTGATGGATCACCCCACTAAGCTCTGTCGGGTACTCGCTCCAGAGCCGGTCTGGCCTTACCGTGGGCCACTTCCAACTTCAGGCATTTAA
- a CDS encoding CIA30 family protein, translating to MMQLDPKWEFVSDTVMGGVSTGTVTKEITEGREATVLRGEVSLENNGGFIQMAFDLREDGSELDVSAWEGLEVTVWGNGDSYDIRLRTAQLAKPWQSFRVDFVSEPKWRSVKIPFASLTAHWVDAAFDPSCLRRIGILAIGHEGEAFVAVSSIGFYTST from the coding sequence ATGATGCAACTGGACCCAAAGTGGGAATTTGTTTCCGACACTGTCATGGGCGGTGTCTCAACTGGGACTGTCACCAAGGAGATCACTGAGGGACGCGAAGCGACTGTTTTACGCGGTGAGGTTTCGTTGGAGAACAACGGCGGGTTTATCCAGATGGCATTCGATCTGCGCGAAGATGGCTCGGAATTGGATGTGAGCGCGTGGGAGGGGCTGGAGGTGACTGTCTGGGGGAACGGCGACAGCTACGACATCCGTCTGCGCACTGCTCAGCTTGCGAAACCCTGGCAGTCTTTTCGCGTCGATTTCGTGAGCGAACCGAAATGGCGAAGCGTGAAGATCCCCTTCGCATCCTTGACCGCACATTGGGTGGACGCAGCGTTTGACCCATCATGCCTGAGGCGCATCGGAATATTAGCAATAGGACATGAAGGCGAGGCTTTCGTCGCTGTCTCCAGCATCGGCTTTTACACCTCGACTTAA
- a CDS encoding helix-turn-helix domain-containing protein, whose translation MTTLKAARENKGLSQRALSARAGVPQSHISKIESGMVNLTVSSLTAIANALDLELALVPRKAVPAVRTIIRNVSDAPKVPPETRKEIARLAKQLEHIRSLKIDSSAFKNLQRQFREMQQFGNLIRNTDTLRSIRETLKAVEGAGDVAALEDASRQMKSFRNTLAHGMAGEDRARLPRPAYRLDDDE comes from the coding sequence GTGACGACACTGAAGGCTGCGCGGGAGAATAAAGGGCTTAGTCAGCGCGCGCTAAGCGCCCGTGCAGGCGTGCCGCAGTCGCACATCTCCAAGATCGAGAGCGGTATGGTCAACCTCACCGTCTCAAGTCTGACCGCCATCGCCAACGCTCTCGATCTGGAACTGGCGCTTGTACCGCGCAAGGCGGTACCCGCCGTGAGGACGATCATCCGTAACGTAAGCGACGCACCAAAGGTCCCGCCTGAAACACGCAAAGAAATTGCCCGGCTCGCCAAGCAGCTTGAGCACATCCGATCGCTCAAGATCGATAGTTCTGCCTTCAAAAACCTGCAGCGGCAGTTTCGAGAGATGCAACAATTCGGGAACCTGATCCGGAACACGGACACATTGCGCAGCATCCGTGAAACGCTCAAAGCCGTGGAGGGCGCGGGTGACGTTGCAGCGCTAGAAGATGCGTCAAGGCAAATGAAAAGTTTCCGCAATACGCTTGCTCACGGCATGGCAGGCGAGGATCGCGCGCGCTTGCCACGTCCTGCCTATCGCCTTGATGACGATGAGTAG